One Cyanobacteria bacterium FACHB-DQ100 DNA segment encodes these proteins:
- a CDS encoding 50S ribosomal protein L11 methyltransferase, with the protein MSNSWWEIQVLCDTALEETVIWRFDNFGCRGASSQSKGSSSLVSAYVPQQQVQLLDLSALALLLKQDALCMKLSAPIVQWRIIDEEDWASSWKTYWKPQEVGDRFLINPAWLPLPEKSDRIIMQLEPGVAFGTGDHATTQLCLEALEMRVGADSENVTIVDIGCGSGILSVGALLLGAKKAYAVDTDPLAVKATLENIELNHIDSSRLITAQGSIEELVKMIDQPVDGLVCNILAEVIIDLIPQWEPLVKPSSWGILSGILLDQAKPVADTLEANGWIVAALWKRGDWCCLNVRRS; encoded by the coding sequence ATGTCAAACAGTTGGTGGGAAATTCAAGTTCTCTGTGATACAGCATTAGAAGAAACCGTGATCTGGCGCTTTGATAACTTTGGTTGTCGGGGTGCTTCGAGCCAAAGCAAAGGATCATCGTCCTTGGTGTCCGCCTATGTACCACAGCAACAGGTACAGCTATTAGATCTATCGGCGCTGGCATTGTTGCTAAAACAGGATGCGCTTTGTATGAAGTTGTCAGCGCCGATCGTGCAGTGGCGCATCATCGACGAAGAAGATTGGGCAAGTAGCTGGAAAACCTACTGGAAACCGCAGGAAGTCGGCGATCGATTCTTGATTAATCCGGCTTGGTTGCCCCTGCCCGAAAAGAGCGATCGAATTATAATGCAGCTCGAACCCGGAGTCGCCTTCGGAACTGGCGATCATGCCACCACGCAACTCTGCTTAGAAGCGTTGGAGATGCGGGTGGGTGCTGATTCGGAGAATGTGACGATCGTGGACATTGGCTGTGGATCGGGTATTCTCTCGGTCGGCGCATTGTTGCTTGGAGCAAAGAAAGCCTATGCGGTTGATACTGACCCACTGGCAGTAAAAGCAACCCTAGAGAATATCGAACTCAATCACATCGATTCGAGCCGATTAATCACGGCTCAAGGCAGCATTGAAGAATTGGTGAAAATGATTGATCAGCCCGTCGATGGTTTAGTGTGCAATATTTTGGCAGAAGTAATCATCGATTTAATTCCACAATGGGAACCGCTTGTTAAACCAAGCAGTTGGGGAATCTTAAGCGGAATTTTACTCGATCAAGCAAAGCCTGTTGCGGACACCTTAGAAGCAAATGGTTGGATCGTCGCCGCACTCTGGAAACGGGGAGATTGGTGCTGCTTGAATGTGCGTCGATCGTAA